The stretch of DNA TGGTTCTAAGAAACATCTGTTTCCTCCACACTGCTCATCACAAGCGTTAAGATACCTCTTCATTTATAGTCACaacattactattattattactattattattattattattattattattgataataataataaagtatttaagtcaagtatttaagtattattattattattattattattattattattattattattattaataataataataataataataaagtatttaagtcaagtatttaagtattattattaataataataaagtattaaagtattattattattactattattattaataataatgataataataataaagtattaaagtattattattattattattaataataataataataataataataaagtattaaagtattattattattattattattaataataataataataataataataacgtattaaagtattattattattaataataataataataataataataataattattattattattattattataataataaagtattaaattaaagtattaaagtattattattattaaggtaTTTCTACACAAGCGGAGACAGTCAGCTGACTGagaatacttctgtacttttacttagacAGGAGTTTGAATGCAGGAATTTTACTTGTACGGGAGGATTTgtacattgttgtattggtaCTACACAGAGTTGTGTTGTATTGGTAGTACACAGAGTTGTGTTGTATTGTTAGTACACAGAGTTGTGTTGTATTGGTACTACACAGAGTTGTGTTGTATTGGTAGTACACAGAGTTGTGTTGTATTGTTAGTACACAGAGTTGTGTTGTATTGGTACTACACAGAGTTGTGTTGTATTGGTACTACACAGAGTTGTGTTGTATTGGTAGTACACAGAGTTGTGTTGTATTGGTAGTACACAGAGTTGTGTTGTATTGGTAGTACACAGAGTTGTGTTGTATTGGTAGTACACAGAGTTGTGTTGTATTGGTAGTACACAGAGTTGTGTTGTATTGGTAGTACACAGAGTTGTGTTGTATTGGTAGTACACAGAGTTGTGTTGTATTGGTAGTACACAGAGTTGTGTTGTATTGGTAGTACACAGAGTTGTGTTGTATTGGTAGTACACAGAGTTGTGTTGTATTGGTAGTACACAGAGTTGTGTTGTATTGGTAGTACACAGAGTTGTGTTGTATTGGTAGTACATAGAGTTGTGTTGTGTCCAgagtagtattgttgttgttgtttggagTATTTACGTGTTTCCGCTTTACGCACACGGGTGAAAGTTGACGTGACTGTGCGTGTCTCTGTGACGGCATGAGCAGACAGGGGACACTGCACGTTGTCCTCTGAAGGGGGGGATAGGGCGGTAGTCTCCGCCCAGCACTGGGACTCCCTCGGACTCCTGACCGGCCACAGCACACAGCACACAGCACACAGGCCGCCTGGCTGCCGGGCTCACATGTCCCGCTCACCTCTCCAGCTCCAGTTCCACCTCTCCCCGGGGCTGAGCATGAAGAACGGcctggaggaggacgaggaggaggaggaggaggacgaggagggagATCTGGACGACGAGGTGGACGCTTCTCAGCTGGAGAGGTTTATGAAGGACCGGAGGAGAGCCCAGTCCCTGCCTGCATACCCGGCTGCGCTCCTGGTCGGCGTCTCCGGGAGCACCGGGAGGAAGCGGGTGAAGTTCGCGGACTCCATGGGTCTGAACCTGGCCAGCGTCAAACACTTCAGCTCTCTGGAGGAGCCAAAGATCCCCAGTAAAGTTCTGACCCGGCACAAGAGCTTCCCGCCGCAGCAGCAGGACTTCCTGAACGACCTGTGCCAGAGTTTCAAGTCCGGCCTGGACTCAGACCGGCTGGTCGCCTGCTTCCCGGAGCCCCgggaggtggagtggagagTCCAGCGGCTCCGGGTCTGCCTGGAGAAGGTCTCCATCACACACTTTGACGTGGGGGGCCAGATCCGGGTCTTCACCGGCTGCACCGACAAAGAGGTCGGAGTGAGGTACACCTTCAACGACTGGCTGTCCTACGTGGACGCGCAGGCTCTGCCCGTGGCCGCGGATCAGCCGGGCTTCGTGGGAGAGCGGTTCAGCTTCACCGTGTACACGCCGCCCTTCATGGAGCCCAGCTCGGCCGTGCACTTCGCCGTGTACCTGAGGAGCGAGGACGGGGAGTTCTGGGACAACAACGAGGGGCAGAACTTCACCCTCCAGTACCGCTGCATGCCCAGCACCGCAAAGTTTGGCAGCGCCGCTTTCCACGCCACCTGACCGCTGCGTGTGCCGCGCGTAAAACCTGTAAACCTGTGCGTAAAAGCTATACATCTGTGCGTAAAACTGGTAAATCTGTGCGCAAAAGCTGTACATCTTTGCGTATAACTTGTAAATCTGTGCACAAAAGTTGTACATCTTTGCGTATAAGTTGTAAATCTGTGCGCAAAAGTTGTACATCTGTGCGTAAAACTTGTAAATCTGTGCGCAAAAGCTGTACATCTTTGCGTATAAGTTGTAAATCTGTGCGCAAAAGTTGTACATCTGTGCGTAAAACTTGTAAATCTGTGCGCAAAAGCTATAAATCTGTGTGCAAAAGCTATACAACTGTGCGTAAAACTTGTAATTCTGTGCGCAAAAGTTGTACATCTGTGCGTAAAACTTGTAATTCTGTGCGCAAAAGCTATACATCTCTGCGCAAAAGCTATACATCTGTGCGCAAAAGCTGTAAATCTGTGCGCAAAAGCTATACATCTGTGCGCAAAACTTGTAATTCTGTGCGCAAAAGCTATGAATATGTGCGTGAAACGTGTAAATCGGTGTGCAAAATATATACATCTGTGCGTAAAATGCTGCTAAAATGCTTTTACACGCAGCTGCTGAATAAAAACCCCATCTGTGTTACACGACGAGTCTTTTTGAGATCAGATCTAGTTTCCCTTCATTGTGGCCTCTGATTCTGTTGTGTCTTATTCTGTAATGAAATCAGTAAAACTGTGGAACGTGTTTGTGGAGGACAACACAGCGGACGGTTCTGGATGTTTGTCTGAACTTCGATCGATGGACTTTCTTTGTTCCCACTTTAAGGAAAACATGCTTTAGTGTCAACAACCTTCTGGACGTTTTAGACCGTGTTGACACGAGTGTCTCCGTCTCACTGCTGCTTTTGGACTCCATCTGTTGATCGGGAAAAATGGATGtggaacattttcaaaataaaacaacaacatagtagttgagttgtgtttttaatgcagaCTACAGAGGAGTTTTAGGACTCGCCGTTAGTttccatttatttctttaaaatcaGTCTGCAGACTCACATTATCGTTTCAGTTTAAGTGCAGATTGGTTTGAAAAGTTATCCTGTGAGGAAATCAATGGAAATCAATGGAAATCAACGGAAATCAATGGAAATCAACGGCTCCCTGTGGATCAAATGCAGCTGATTGTTTTACAGTTTGATCATCTGTGATATTCAGTAAATGAGATTTATAGAAAAACTGCTAAAACATGCAGAAACCAGCAGATCCTTTAAATCTGCAgccaaaaacataataataataataataataaacattaaggAGAATATTCTgctgttattttaataaagaaATTTATCAAAAACTTGTCAAAACAAACTCAATCAATAAAGAAAgtaaaggaaggagggaggactAGGAAgtagaggaaggaaaggaaggaaggcgGATTAGAACActaggaaggaaaggaaggaaggaggattAGAACActaggaaggaaaggaaggaaggaggactaGAACACTAGGAAGGAAAGGATGGAAGGAGGACTAGAACActaggaaggaaaggaaggccGGAGGACTAGAACACaagggaggaaaggaaggaaggaaggaagactaggaaggaaggaaggaaggccGGAGGACTAGAACACaagggaggaaaggaaggaaggaaggaagactaggaaggaaggaaggaaggaaggaggactaGAACACCagggaggaaagaaggaaaggaaggaaggaggactaGGAAgtagaggaaggaaaggaaggaaggcgGATTAGAACActaggaaggaaaggaaggaaggaggattAGAACActaggaaggaaaggaaggaacgAGGACTAGAACActaggaaggaaaggaaggaaggaggactaGAACActaggaaggaaaggaaggccGGAGGACTAGAACACaagggaggaaaggaaggaagcaaggaagactaggaaggaaaggaaggaaggaggactaGAACActaggaaggaaaggaaggccGGAGGACTAGAACACaagggaggaaaggaaggaaggaaggaagactaggaaggaaggaaggaaggccAGAGGACTAGAACACaagggaggaaaggaaggaaggaaggaagactaggaaggaaggaaggaaggaaggaggactaGAACACCagggaggaaaggaaggaaggaaggaagactaggaaggaaggaagactAGGAagtaaaggaaggaaggaagactaggaaggaaaggaaggaaaggaatgAAGGATGACtgggaaggaaaggaaggaaggaggactaggaaggaaagaagtaaaggaaggaaggaggactaGAACATTAGGAagtaaaggaaggaaggaggactaggaaggaaaggaaggatgGAGGACTAGGAAAGAAAGAAGTAAAGGACGGAAGGAAAACTAGGAAGGAAAGAagtaaaggaaggaaggaggactaggaaggaaagaaggaaaggaaggaaggaggactacgaaggaaaggaaggaaagaggactaggaaggaaaggaaggaaaggaaggaaggaggactaGGAAGGAAAGAAGTAAAGGAAGGTAGGAGGACTAGCAAGGAAATAagtaaaggaaggaaggaggactaggaaggaaagaaggaaaagaaggaaggaggactacgaaggaaaggaaggaaagaggactaggaaggaaaggaaggaaaggaaggaaggaggacttggaaggaaaggaaggaaagaggactaggaaggaaaggaaggaaaggaaggaaggaggactaggaaggaaagaaggaaaggaaggaaggaggactaggaaggaaaggaaggaaagaggactaggaaggaaaggaaggaaaggaaggaaggaggactgggaaggaaagaaggaaaggaaggaaagaggactaggaaggaaaggaaggaaggaggactaggaaggaaaggaaggaaagaggactaggaaggaaaggaaggaaaggaaggaaggaggactaggaaggaaagaaggaaaggaaggaaaggaaggaaggagcactaggaaggaaaggaaggaaggaggactaggaaggaaaggaaggaaaggaaggaaggaggactaggaaggaaaggaaggaaaggaaggaaggaggactaggaaggaaagaaggaaaggaaaggaggactGGGCGCCGGCCTCCATGTTGTAAACATTGGAGCCTGAACGAAGctccgcccaccagctggaggaCGTCCTCATCCTTCAGCGTTCTGATTGGACCATAAacgatgacatcacactgaagaggaaccccagaaatactgacctttgacctttgaccccataGACCTGGCCGTCGTCAGGCGGCTCAGCCAACgggtgcatcccaaagctcttaattgcatccccgtttccctcacttgtgttttttccttgcgtcttagtccctcccaccagggaagcatggagagacgcaaggaaaccatgcgaggagagaggaaacgaagAAATACGATTTAAGAGCATTGGaacgtcgtttcctctgaagcgtcacgtgaagcgacgtccgtttctgatgacagcagcagctgatcacatctggatcagctgtcagtcagctttaacagctgtttgtgtctgaactgtactagtactaataaagaaacagagttattatcagtggcagagcagcagtgttttctccatttctactggctcaatatctttatattatttattcattattagtgtCAGTAGTTACTGATATTCTGAAATTGagttcattatttaataacccagaataagactatggtgtcttttgaacacattatttatcaggctgaatgtttcagggaaaatgtaaatgatgtaactcgtATCAAACCTGAAGTTCAgatatcagcctcatgtgactgaatggaaatgatgataaatgatgtaaaaggtgtttgttgctgacagacagactctccttttctctctgactttaatagtttcattaataaaagttaacgggggaaataacagatcatgaaaagaaaaatcattctaataaatgcagagTTATTTTCAGTCAGTTCATCAGGTATTATAAAGccctctgactgtcaggctgcttcactgacgctgtgtgaagcagagatactgcaggtccttctgctgctcagagcttcagttaactcagattataactagatggtgaatcagaagacaactaaactataaaacgtttaatctgtgatctgttttcactccggtataaaactcagtgatgttgagaggtaatgttatcagatcagtctgatcggcagcagcgtccaatcaataactgatatccagtaagggggcgtgtcggtcggtaaaagacttccgtggaggatacactggtgtatcctcgctcatagctcctccggcaagcctcctcgatcctcgctcctcgctcctcgatgcacaaataagagctttgggacggtcttcaagatggcgcaccagaacaacttccggttcaagcgaggatcgaggagcgaggaaacgaaaattaagagtTTTGGCATGCACCCCAGGCCGTCGTCAAACGGCTCAGCCAACGAGACAACGTCTCTTCTGTACGTCACATCAGTCAGGGTTGTCTGTCCAtccttcacctgtctgtctgtccgtccttcacctgtctgtctgtctgtccgtccttcacctgtctgtctgtctgtctgtccttcacctgtctgtctgtctgtctgtccttcacctgtctgtctgtccgtccttcacctgtctgtctgtctgtccgtccttcacctgtctgtctgtccgtccttcacctgtctgtctgtctgtctgtccgtccttcacctgtctgtcctctctccatAAGGCCTGAGTTCAGGAGTCCTCTGAAAATAGTCCTGTTGACCGATGACGTCGTCTGTTGACCGACGTGACGCCGTCTGTTGACCGTGTCAACACGGAGCCAGAGGATCAAAGTGAAGAAGGAATATTTCAGGTAAATCTCAGAGAGGTGACCTTGAGGACAGCGGCGGTGTTTATTCTTCTGATCGTTCTGGAATAACCTCGACTCAGCCGACAGACACATGACACACGTTGTAGAAATCACTGCACACCTTTCTGTAGTGATCGGCTCACTGCTGCTGCCACACTTCACTGGAAAAACACAATACCCATGAGCCTTTGCTGCATGCTACGGAGGAGAAGACATGCAGACGATGATTTGTTTGACTCGTCCTTAAACCAACAGATGGGTCTATTAATAGccgccgtcgccatcttgttttttcacTCGCcgtcatctcttttttttttgtcgtcaccatcttgttttttttttgctcgtcaccctcttgttttttttttgctcgtcACCCTCTTGTTTTATTTGCTCGTCaccctcttgttttttttgctcg from Sebastes fasciatus isolate fSebFas1 chromosome 21, fSebFas1.pri, whole genome shotgun sequence encodes:
- the ppp1r3g gene encoding protein phosphatase 1 regulatory subunit 3G; this encodes MSRSPLQLQFHLSPGLSMKNGLEEDEEEEEEDEEGDLDDEVDASQLERFMKDRRRAQSLPAYPAALLVGVSGSTGRKRVKFADSMGLNLASVKHFSSLEEPKIPSKVLTRHKSFPPQQQDFLNDLCQSFKSGLDSDRLVACFPEPREVEWRVQRLRVCLEKVSITHFDVGGQIRVFTGCTDKEVGVRYTFNDWLSYVDAQALPVAADQPGFVGERFSFTVYTPPFMEPSSAVHFAVYLRSEDGEFWDNNEGQNFTLQYRCMPSTAKFGSAAFHAT